One window from the genome of Salvia miltiorrhiza cultivar Shanhuang (shh) chromosome 7, IMPLAD_Smil_shh, whole genome shotgun sequence encodes:
- the LOC130994848 gene encoding protein NRT1/ PTR FAMILY 1.2-like, with translation MDDRLKEKETMVEEPLLESAQEKGGFRTLPFIMGNEALERMATFGLSPNMTLYLINEYHMQMTTAANVLFMWSAATNFMPIVGAVIADSYLGRFHTIGFGSIVCLMGVILLWSTAVIPQARPPPCDQSSIVCSPPMIFQFLYLCLSFGLISIGAGGIRSSSLAFGADQLEKKGFHKSPGAKQSYFSWYYASLTLSILVALTCVVYIQENLGWGVGFAIPGVLMLVAVILFFLASPFYVRFKSSSNLITGFAQVAVASFRNRHLKLSDSTSDLYLCRDGFGLMIPSEKLRFLNKACVVRDVGKELTPDGRAANPWRLCTVERVEELKALLRVIPIWSSGMIMSINMIQSTPVLQAVSMDREITSGFEIPAASFGMFAVVAVIVWVVLYDRAFLPLASRLMGRPVRVSARRRMAIGIFLSFLAMIVSAAVEAIRRSVAIETGKSNHPQAVMAMSALWLVPQNVLLGFAEASNAIAQNEFYFSELPRSMSSIASTLFGIGLCLANILASSIMNTVDYLSRQGGGESWISSNINKGHYDYYYLVLAGLSMANMLYFLGCSAAFGPSTEEGKLPEEEEDGL, from the exons ATGGACGATCGGTTGAAGGAGAAGGAAACGATGGTGGAAGAGCCTCTCTTGGAGAGTGCTCAAGAAAAGGGCGGTTTTAGGACTCTCCCCTTCATAATGG GAAATGAGGCACTGGAGAGGATGGCAACTTTCGGGCTGTCGCCAAACATGACTCTGTATTTGATCAATGAGTATCATATGCAGATGACAACTGCGGCGAATGTGTTGTTCATGTGGTCGGCCGCCACGAATTTCATGCCGATTGTTGGAGCTGTTATTGCTGATTCATACTTGGGCAGGTTTCATACAATTGGATTTGGATCCATTGTCTGTCTCATG GGGGTAATTCTTCTATGGTCCACAGCGGTAATCCCACAGGCGAGGCCTCCACCATGTGATCAGTCGAGCATCGTTTGCAGCCCTCCGATGATCTTCCAGTTTCTGTACCTATGCCTCTCGTTTGGACTGATTTCTATCGGGGCAGGAGGAATCAGGTCGTCTTCCTTGGCTTTTGGCGCTGATCAGTTGGAAAAGAAAGGTTTCCATAAAAGCCCCGGTGCCAAACAGAGCTACTTCAGCTGGTACTACGCTTCTTTGACGCTATCTATCCTCGTCGCCCTAACTTGTGTCGTCTATATTCAAGAAAACTTAGGATGGGGAGTCGGTTTTGCAATTCCCGGTGTGCTCATGCTGGTTGCTGTCATCTTGTTCTTTCTGGCCTCCCCCTTTTACGTCAGATTCAAGAGCAGCTCGAATTTGATCACGGGCTTCGCTCAAGTGGCCGTTGCTTCTTTCAGAAACCGGCATCTCAAGTTGTCGGACAGCACGAGCGATCTATATCTCTGCAGGGACGGCTTTGGGCTTATGATCCCGAGTGAAAAGCTAAG GTTTCTCAATAAGGCTTGCGTTGTAAGAGATGTCGGGAAAGAGCTGACCCCCGACGGGAGAGCTGCGAATCCATGGCGGCTTTGCACAGTTGAGCGAGTAGAGGAGCTCAAGGCGCTACTGAGAGTCATCCCGATATGGTCTTCGGGGATGATCATGTCGATAAACATGATCCAAAGCACTCCGGTGCTCCAAGCGGTTTCGATGGACCGGGAGATAACTTCGGGTTTCGAGATCCCGGCGGCCTCGTTTGGCATGTTCGCGGTCGTAGCCGTGATAGTATGGGTGGTCCTCTACGACCGCGCGTTTCTTCCCCTAGCCTCCCGGCTCATGGGGCGGCCGGTCCGTGTGAGTGCTAGACGAAGGATGGCGATAGGGATCTTCCTTTCGTTCCTAGCAATGATCGTCTCGGCCGCAGTAGAGGCCATCCGTAGATCCGTCGCCATCGAGACGGGCAAATCGAACCACCCACAGGCCGTCATGGCCATGTCAGCGTTGTGGCTCGTCCCGCAGAACGTCCTCCTGGGGTTCGCTGAGGCGTCCAATGCTATTGCGCAGAACGAGTTCTACTTCTCCGAGCTCCCGAGGAGCATGTCGAGCATAGCCTCCACGCTCTTCGGGATCGGGTTGTGCCTGGCGAATATCCTCGCGAGCTCGATAATGAACACGGTCGACTACTTGTCGAGGCAAGGCGGGGGCGAGAGCTGGATCTCGAGCAACATCAACAAGGGCCACTATGATTACTACTACCTTGTTCTTGCTGGTTTGAGCATGGCTAACATGTTGTATTTTCTCGGTTGTAGCGCCGCGTTCGGGCCGTCGACGGAGGAAGGGAAGCTGCCGGAGGAGGAAGAGGATGGGTTGTGA